A genomic window from Terrisporobacter glycolicus ATCC 14880 = DSM 1288 includes:
- a CDS encoding SDR family oxidoreductase, with protein sequence MYPVYKNIDTRENCEVVKVNFPPQHQNCHPGVEYLMNPRPISENVNYKGSDKLKDRVAIITGGDSGIGRAVAYAFAKEGANIVIAYLNEDEDARETCEHIKNLGRKCIAVRGDLQKEENCKLVIKKAIEEFEKIDVLVNNHAVQYIQQSILDIDEEQLEKTFKTNIFSFFYLVKAALPHLKVNSSIINTTSVTAFKGEELLIDYSATKGAILAFTRSLSQSLVGDKIRVNAVAPGPIWTPLIVSSFDAQEVETFGSLRSKVPMDRAGQPYEVASAYVFLASDDSSYMTGQVLHVNGGNVIG encoded by the coding sequence ATGTATCCTGTTTATAAAAATATAGACACTAGGGAAAATTGTGAAGTCGTTAAAGTTAATTTTCCACCACAACACCAAAACTGTCATCCTGGTGTGGAATATCTCATGAACCCAAGGCCCATATCTGAAAATGTAAATTATAAGGGAAGTGACAAGTTAAAAGATAGGGTTGCCATTATAACTGGAGGAGACAGTGGAATAGGAAGAGCAGTTGCATATGCATTTGCAAAAGAAGGAGCAAATATAGTTATTGCCTATCTTAATGAGGACGAAGATGCAAGAGAAACTTGTGAGCATATAAAAAACTTAGGTAGAAAATGTATCGCTGTAAGAGGTGATTTACAAAAAGAAGAAAACTGCAAATTAGTAATAAAAAAAGCCATAGAAGAGTTTGAGAAAATAGACGTCCTAGTTAATAATCATGCAGTTCAATACATTCAACAAAGTATTTTAGACATAGATGAAGAGCAATTGGAAAAAACATTCAAAACGAATATATTTTCTTTTTTCTACTTAGTAAAAGCAGCACTTCCTCACCTAAAGGTGAATTCTTCCATAATTAATACTACATCAGTAACAGCATTTAAGGGTGAAGAATTATTAATTGACTATAGTGCAACAAAAGGGGCCATACTTGCCTTTACAAGATCTTTATCCCAGTCTTTAGTAGGAGATAAAATAAGAGTAAATGCAGTAGCACCAGGTCCAATATGGACACCACTAATAGTAAGCAGTTTCGATGCACAAGAAGTTGAGACATTTGGAAGTCTTAGAAGTAAAGTACCTATGGATAGAGCAGGGCAACCTTATGAAGTTGCTAGCGCTTATGTATTTTTAGCAAGTGATGATTCAAGTTATATGACAGGTCAAGTATTACATGTTAATGGAGGAAATGTAATTGGATAA
- a CDS encoding AAA family ATPase — MDDIYNEIENKFEKIEKLLKRELIGQDLYIKNLINYIKDKTVKNEKGVILLVGEKDTGKKTSVRLLIEEMYKEELIEGDNINEINLDSYNFKLGYNAFLSDLHDKLKSKSKCIMFKNIQDAMEEIVNVISELCLNSCFNLNDDYVIKNNVFVKAAEENEEEINDILRSEKIHKEKINQLICNNKFIVFTSDDKNIDLEKVFGNNLIDKILYTKDLDEKERNIVVRRRVIETINKIKEELSLDIMIDLNKDDSNKEYFGICKYLQESYKKDSDFGISEYVIYKLNNPLRNLVIKENIKLNSRLFIYVENDEIYCKVGFQVYKLSDYTTPTLEEAKYKLNSIIGIKELKEFIYNVQNNFKVQNIRERLGLTTSKISMNMIFAGNAGTGKTNAARTTFEYLNALGLLSRGVFREVSKADFVSENTNETAKKTMEVINSAIGGVLFIDEAYSLCESEEDKVGKEIVDALLKGIEDNRDDLVVILAGYENDMEKFLSINPGLKSRFPNIIHFEDYTPYEMYAIGVNIAKSKGYKIADNVEDDLIDLFAKNQISGKNDLGNARFVRNIIENAIMDASRKYLQDKQKKIDLLERHNFNFKVKAKFNLEERLKDIIGLEEVKNLLRSQYKLIVAQEKRKSVGVETEIEQNLNMVFAGNPGTGKTSIARLVAEMLNSMGLLKIGQLVETDRSNFVSEIPGETSKKTEETFKEAIGGILFIDEAYTLAYDALGREAIETLLKLIEDYSKDVIVILAGYEKEMEDFFDVNIGLRSRFPLWTNFEDYKPDELSEMAIKLLESKGFKLSKNGYTSLKKSFVDIYENSDMQSGNGRLVRNYVENLIRAQSIRISESDISVYEMNLITTKDIDNINEFTSANDFNLESKLKKIGANEKAKNFLRNQYKIIKTKEKREKLGVKSQLSKYSNMVFTGNNGTGKKSTLKILSSMYYSVGILKSKNIVEMDEIEITALLDGGVQIEDILNSYLGKMVLIDKVHLFNNKYNKKELMSSLIKFIDKNNNKIIIVLCGQKDGMKDFVLSNPALSCRFPIWLDFEDYNENELFEIATNLITYRGYEINKDGEEELKKSIMDLSNVSDLSVKNALMITKFLDKVVRIQSIRVYNDKIIPKDINTINALDIRKSKEQFINENTIEEAICNMKGKEENIVQSNLVNDKESSLAYGRSLNIIDELLKLKNLLDLSLITKEEFNLLKKDLLRD; from the coding sequence ATGGATGATATATACAATGAAATAGAAAATAAATTTGAAAAAATAGAAAAACTTTTGAAAAGAGAACTTATAGGACAAGACTTATATATAAAAAATTTAATAAATTATATAAAAGATAAAACTGTAAAAAATGAAAAAGGAGTTATTCTTCTAGTTGGAGAAAAAGATACGGGAAAGAAAACAAGTGTTAGACTTTTGATTGAAGAAATGTACAAAGAAGAGCTAATAGAAGGTGATAATATAAATGAAATAAATCTAGATTCATACAACTTCAAGTTAGGATATAATGCATTTTTAAGTGATTTGCATGATAAATTAAAATCAAAGTCAAAATGTATAATGTTTAAAAATATACAAGATGCAATGGAAGAAATAGTTAATGTTATTTCTGAGCTTTGTCTAAATTCTTGTTTCAACTTAAATGATGATTATGTTATAAAAAATAATGTATTTGTAAAAGCTGCTGAAGAAAATGAAGAAGAGATTAATGATATTTTAAGATCAGAAAAAATTCATAAAGAAAAAATAAATCAATTAATTTGTAATAATAAGTTTATAGTATTTACTAGTGATGATAAAAATATTGATTTAGAAAAAGTATTTGGTAATAATCTAATTGATAAAATACTTTATACTAAAGATTTGGATGAAAAAGAAAGAAACATTGTTGTAAGAAGAAGGGTTATTGAAACAATAAACAAGATCAAAGAAGAATTATCTTTGGACATAATGATAGATTTAAATAAAGATGATTCTAATAAAGAATACTTCGGTATTTGTAAATATTTACAAGAGAGCTATAAAAAAGATAGTGATTTTGGCATATCAGAATATGTTATATACAAACTTAATAATCCTCTTAGAAATCTTGTTATTAAAGAAAATATAAAATTAAACAGTAGATTATTTATTTATGTGGAAAATGACGAAATATATTGCAAGGTAGGATTTCAGGTTTATAAATTAAGTGATTATACAACGCCAACCTTAGAAGAAGCTAAATATAAATTAAACTCTATTATAGGAATAAAGGAACTAAAAGAATTTATTTATAATGTTCAAAACAATTTTAAAGTACAAAATATAAGAGAGCGATTGGGACTTACTACTTCGAAAATATCAATGAATATGATATTTGCAGGAAATGCAGGTACAGGAAAGACTAATGCAGCAAGAACTACTTTTGAATACTTAAATGCCCTAGGTTTACTTTCTCGTGGAGTGTTTAGAGAAGTAAGTAAAGCAGATTTCGTTAGCGAAAATACAAATGAAACTGCTAAGAAAACTATGGAAGTTATAAACTCTGCCATTGGAGGAGTTTTATTTATAGATGAAGCTTATTCTCTTTGTGAAAGCGAAGAAGATAAGGTGGGCAAAGAAATTGTAGATGCTCTTCTTAAAGGAATAGAGGATAATAGAGATGATTTAGTAGTAATTCTTGCTGGATATGAAAATGACATGGAAAAATTCCTAAGTATAAATCCAGGATTAAAATCTAGATTTCCTAATATAATTCATTTTGAAGATTATACTCCTTATGAAATGTATGCCATAGGGGTCAACATAGCAAAGAGCAAAGGATACAAAATAGCTGATAATGTGGAAGACGATTTAATAGACTTATTTGCCAAAAACCAAATTAGTGGAAAGAATGATTTAGGAAATGCAAGATTTGTAAGAAATATAATTGAAAATGCCATAATGGACGCATCTAGAAAATATCTACAAGATAAACAAAAGAAAATAGATTTGTTAGAAAGACATAACTTCAACTTCAAGGTTAAAGCTAAATTTAATTTGGAAGAAAGACTTAAGGATATAATTGGATTGGAAGAAGTTAAAAACTTACTAAGAAGTCAGTATAAGCTTATTGTGGCACAGGAAAAAAGAAAATCAGTTGGTGTGGAAACAGAAATTGAACAAAATCTAAATATGGTATTTGCAGGAAACCCGGGAACAGGAAAGACTTCCATAGCAAGACTTGTGGCAGAAATGTTAAATAGCATGGGCTTACTTAAAATAGGTCAACTTGTGGAAACTGATAGATCTAACTTTGTTTCAGAAATTCCTGGTGAAACATCTAAAAAAACTGAAGAAACTTTTAAAGAAGCTATAGGAGGTATATTGTTTATAGATGAAGCTTATACCCTAGCCTACGATGCTCTTGGAAGAGAAGCCATAGAAACTTTACTTAAATTAATTGAGGATTACTCAAAGGATGTCATAGTAATACTTGCAGGCTATGAAAAAGAAATGGAAGACTTCTTTGATGTGAACATTGGCCTTCGTTCTAGATTCCCTCTATGGACCAACTTTGAAGATTATAAGCCGGATGAACTCTCTGAAATGGCAATAAAACTTTTAGAGTCAAAAGGATTTAAATTATCAAAAAATGGATATACATCACTTAAAAAGAGTTTTGTGGATATATATGAAAACTCAGATATGCAATCAGGAAATGGTAGATTAGTTAGAAATTATGTGGAAAATTTAATAAGGGCTCAAAGTATTAGAATTTCTGAAAGTGATATTAGTGTTTATGAAATGAATCTAATAACTACTAAAGACATTGATAATATAAACGAATTTACATCTGCCAACGATTTTAATTTAGAATCTAAGTTGAAAAAAATTGGAGCAAATGAAAAAGCTAAGAACTTTTTAAGAAATCAGTATAAAATTATAAAGACAAAAGAAAAAAGAGAAAAGCTAGGAGTTAAAAGTCAGTTAAGTAAATATAGCAATATGGTATTTACAGGAAATAATGGTACAGGTAAAAAATCAACATTAAAAATATTATCAAGTATGTATTACAGTGTTGGAATTTTAAAATCGAAAAATATAGTGGAAATGGATGAAATAGAAATTACTGCTCTTTTAGATGGAGGAGTACAAATTGAAGATATACTAAATAGCTATTTAGGTAAAATGGTATTAATTGATAAAGTACATTTATTTAATAATAAATACAATAAAAAAGAGTTAATGTCATCTTTAATTAAGTTTATTGATAAAAATAATAATAAAATAATTATTGTGTTGTGTGGTCAAAAAGATGGTATGAAGGATTTTGTATTAAGTAACCCTGCACTTAGTTGCAGATTTCCAATATGGTTAGATTTTGAGGACTATAATGAAAATGAACTATTTGAAATCGCAACAAATCTTATAACTTATAGAGGCTATGAAATAAATAAAGATGGAGAGGAAGAATTAAAAAAATCCATAATGGATCTTTCAAACGTATCTGATCTTAGTGTTAAAAATGCTCTTATGATTACAAAATTTTTAGATAAAGTTGTAAGAATACAAAGTATAAGAGTTTATAACGATAAAATAATACCAAAAGACATAAATACAATTAATGCTTTAGATATAAGAAAAAGTAAAGAACAATTTATAAATGAAAACACAATTGAAGAAGCAATTTGTAATATGAAAGGCAAGGAAGAAAATATAGTGCAAAGCAACTTAGTAAATGATAAGGAAAGTAGTTTAGCTTATGGAAGAAGTTTGAATATTATAGATGAATTACTTAAATTGAAAAACTTATTAGACTTAAGTTTAATTACTAAAGAGGAATTTAATCTTTTGAAAAAAGATTTATTAAGAGATTAA
- a CDS encoding Cna B-type domain-containing protein translates to MKQKKKSIFGIFMAAIMVLNLIMPNMSAYAENRQVGRDISSTNVAQLLVSPSKIDDGGSATVRLEFDENGGNISEGDTIHITWGSSGQAYLSGYKDTIPLIIQGKEVAKAVITNSEATITFNSKVNNLDDVEGWIEFKVLGRNLTSTSGEDTKTVSIQSGSKRAEVSIHKGASGTNSVFYYKTGDIQSDDIDHVRWFLAINNEKAHVDENIRIEDMIQPGQVLEPDSFRIDVDGYRPNSYYGDNAIENFERDYPGSSIRVNVSSGEITVHIPRGYASLNNFIIMYKTKITNKKQDKFENNTKAWYKENNQPAVRGKDFNFSVANIHSDGGITGTVKGELKIFKSISGTQVGIPNVKFELKRKDGGVIKGNEKVIQLVTDEKGVANVKKLPVAEYIVKEISAPQWIKFDPLESKEITFAVKDTDTEGTLLNIENNKKLIDVKATKIWDGGPTEKPTIYFKLYRSVGDDTTSKEVTNTEIKSLPNGTSQVTWNNLDKTDDNGKTYNYFVKEVNKDGKDFTPNGYVKSEKDLTVTNTYNEKTNIDVTKKWIGKASESVTVNLMADGKKVESQILNEGNGWKYTFSNLEKYKDGKEINYTVEETPIDGYKVEITGDVNKGFVITNTNTEKISIPVNKVWVGKAGKEAEVTLLADGKEKETIKLTEEKGWKDTFTELPKYDEKTGKEINYTLAEKSLEGYSSVITGTVETGFTVTNTITGKTSVGVTKKWIGKAADSVTVNLMADGKKVESQILNQGNEWQYTFTNLEKYKDGKEINYTVKETPIDGYKSEITGDMNSGFEIKNTNIEKISIPVNKVWVGKAGKEAEVTLLADGKEKETIKLTEEKGWKDTFTELSKYDEVTGKEINYTLKEKAQEGYSSVVTGTSETGFTVTNTITGKTSVGVTKKWIGKSSDSVTVNLMADGKKVDSQILNQGNEWQYTFSNLEKYKDGKEINYTVEEINIDGYKSEITGNMSSGFVITNTNTEKISIPVNKVWIGKAGKEAEITLLAGNVEKETIKLTAQTNWKHTFTELPKYDEATGEEINYKLVEKSLDGYSSVITGTSETGFTVTNTITGKTSVGVTKEWVGKASDSITVNLMADGKKIESQILNEGNEWQYTFSNLEKYKDGKEINYTVEEIAVDGYKTEITGNMNSGFVIKNINTEKISIPVNKVWIGKAGKEAEVRLLADNVEKETAKLTEQTNWKHTFTELPKYDEVTGKEINYTVEEKSLENYSSAITGTSETGFTVTNTITGKTSVGVTKKWVGKASDSVTVNLMADGNKLESQVLNDGNGWKYTFSNLEKYKNGKEINYTVEEIAVDGYKTEITGNMNSGFVITNTNTEKISIPVNKVWVGKAGKEAEVTLLAGDVEKETIKLTAQTNWKHTFTDLPKYDEVTGEEINYTLVEKAQEGYSSVITGTSETGFTVTNTITGKTSVGVTKKWIGKASDSVIITLMSDGKMIGSQILNERNNWQYTFTNLEKYKDGKEINYTVGEAPIDGYKSEITGDMNSGFVVKNINTEKISIPVNKVWVGKAGKEAEVTLLADNLEKETIKLTEETKWKHTFTELPKYNEVTGEEINYTLVEKAQEGYSSVITGSAQTGFTVTNTITGKTSVGVTKVWKGGEEKNITVILLANGEEIQRKQLSKEENWQYTFSNLEKYKDGKEINYTVKEVAVEGYDSTITGSVDEGYLITNTKKGTSSNGNLNNNDPNSSNNNTNGNNTNSSNNNNNTTTPATGDSANILFYLVILLSSIVIIFVIQRKKNTKS, encoded by the coding sequence ATGAAACAAAAAAAGAAAAGTATATTTGGGATTTTTATGGCAGCTATAATGGTACTTAATCTCATTATGCCAAACATGAGCGCATATGCAGAAAATAGGCAGGTAGGAAGAGATATTTCATCTACTAATGTTGCTCAGTTATTAGTATCACCATCAAAAATTGATGATGGAGGAAGCGCAACAGTACGTTTAGAGTTTGATGAAAATGGTGGGAATATCAGTGAAGGGGATACGATACACATAACTTGGGGCTCATCTGGACAAGCGTATCTTTCAGGGTATAAAGATACTATACCACTTATTATCCAAGGAAAAGAAGTTGCAAAAGCAGTTATTACTAATTCTGAAGCAACAATTACATTTAATAGCAAAGTAAATAATTTGGATGATGTTGAAGGATGGATAGAGTTTAAAGTTTTAGGAAGAAATTTAACTAGTACTTCAGGCGAGGATACAAAAACAGTATCTATTCAATCTGGATCAAAAAGGGCAGAAGTTTCTATTCACAAAGGTGCATCGGGAACGAACAGTGTTTTTTATTATAAAACAGGAGACATTCAATCAGATGATATAGATCATGTTCGTTGGTTTTTAGCAATAAATAATGAAAAGGCACATGTGGATGAAAATATACGTATTGAAGATATGATTCAACCAGGTCAAGTATTAGAACCAGATAGTTTTAGAATTGATGTTGATGGATATAGACCAAATTCATATTATGGTGACAATGCCATAGAAAATTTTGAAAGAGATTATCCAGGTTCTAGTATTCGTGTGAATGTTTCTTCAGGAGAAATTACAGTTCATATTCCTAGAGGATATGCCTCTTTAAATAATTTTATAATTATGTACAAAACAAAGATAACAAATAAAAAACAAGATAAATTTGAGAATAATACAAAAGCTTGGTACAAGGAAAATAATCAGCCAGCAGTTAGAGGAAAAGATTTTAATTTTAGCGTAGCGAATATTCATTCTGATGGAGGAATCACTGGTACAGTTAAAGGTGAATTGAAAATTTTCAAGTCTATTTCTGGAACACAAGTTGGTATACCAAACGTTAAGTTTGAGTTAAAAAGAAAAGATGGTGGAGTAATTAAAGGTAATGAAAAAGTCATCCAACTAGTTACTGACGAAAAAGGTGTTGCAAATGTGAAAAAATTGCCTGTAGCAGAATATATAGTTAAAGAAATTTCTGCACCACAGTGGATTAAATTCGATCCACTTGAATCAAAAGAAATAACTTTTGCTGTAAAAGATACAGATACAGAAGGAACATTATTAAATATTGAAAATAACAAGAAACTTATTGATGTAAAAGCAACAAAAATTTGGGATGGTGGACCGACAGAAAAGCCTACAATATATTTTAAATTATATCGTAGCGTTGGAGATGATACGACTTCTAAGGAAGTTACAAATACAGAGATAAAATCTCTTCCAAACGGTACTTCACAAGTAACATGGAATAACTTAGATAAAACAGATGACAATGGTAAAACTTATAATTATTTTGTAAAAGAAGTTAATAAAGATGGAAAAGATTTTACACCAAATGGTTATGTAAAGTCAGAAAAAGATCTTACAGTAACAAATACATATAATGAAAAGACTAATATTGATGTGACAAAAAAATGGATTGGTAAAGCATCTGAGAGTGTAACAGTAAATTTAATGGCTGATGGTAAGAAGGTAGAAAGCCAAATTTTAAATGAAGGGAATGGTTGGAAATATACATTCTCAAATCTGGAAAAATATAAAGATGGAAAAGAAATAAACTATACAGTAGAAGAAACACCTATTGATGGATACAAAGTAGAGATTACAGGAGATGTAAACAAAGGTTTTGTAATAACAAATACTAATACAGAAAAAATATCAATACCAGTAAATAAGGTATGGGTAGGAAAAGCAGGAAAAGAAGCAGAGGTAACACTTTTAGCAGATGGAAAAGAAAAAGAAACAATAAAACTTACAGAAGAAAAAGGATGGAAAGATACATTTACAGAATTACCGAAGTACGATGAAAAAACAGGAAAAGAAATAAACTACACATTAGCAGAAAAATCATTAGAAGGTTACTCAAGTGTAATAACAGGAACAGTAGAAACAGGATTTACAGTAACTAACACAATAACAGGAAAAACATCAGTTGGAGTAACAAAAAAATGGATAGGAAAAGCAGCTGATAGTGTAACAGTAAATTTAATGGCTGATGGGAAAAAGGTAGAAAGTCAAATTCTAAACCAAGGAAATGAATGGCAATACACATTCACGAATTTAGAAAAGTACAAAGATGGAAAAGAAATTAACTATACAGTGAAAGAAACTCCTATTGATGGATATAAATCAGAAATCACAGGAGATATGAATTCAGGTTTTGAAATAAAGAATACTAACATAGAAAAAATATCAATACCAGTAAATAAGGTGTGGGTAGGAAAAGCAGGAAAAGAAGCAGAAGTAACACTTTTAGCAGATGGAAAAGAAAAAGAAACAATAAAACTTACAGAAGAAAAAGGATGGAAAGATACATTCACAGAGTTATCAAAGTATGATGAAGTAACAGGAAAAGAGATAAATTATACATTGAAAGAAAAAGCACAAGAAGGTTATTCAAGTGTAGTAACAGGAACATCAGAAACAGGATTTACTGTAACAAATACGATAACAGGAAAGACATCAGTTGGAGTAACAAAAAAATGGATAGGAAAATCATCTGATAGTGTAACAGTAAATTTAATGGCTGATGGGAAAAAGGTAGATAGCCAAATTCTAAACCAAGGAAATGAATGGCAATATACATTTTCAAATTTAGAAAAGTATAAAGATGGAAAAGAAATAAACTATACAGTAGAAGAAATAAATATTGATGGATATAAATCAGAGATCACAGGAAATATGAGCTCAGGTTTTGTAATAACAAATACTAATACAGAAAAAATATCAATACCAGTAAATAAGGTATGGATAGGAAAAGCCGGAAAAGAAGCAGAGATAACACTTTTAGCTGGAAATGTAGAAAAAGAAACAATAAAGCTTACAGCACAAACAAACTGGAAACATACTTTTACAGAGTTACCAAAATATGACGAAGCAACTGGAGAAGAAATAAACTACAAATTAGTAGAAAAATCATTAGACGGTTACTCAAGCGTAATAACAGGAACATCAGAAACAGGATTTACTGTAACTAACACAATAACTGGGAAAACATCAGTTGGAGTAACAAAAGAATGGGTAGGAAAAGCATCAGATAGTATAACAGTAAATTTAATGGCTGATGGTAAAAAGATAGAAAGCCAAATTCTAAATGAAGGAAATGAATGGCAATATACATTCTCAAATTTAGAAAAATATAAAGATGGAAAAGAAATAAACTATACAGTAGAAGAAATAGCTGTAGATGGATACAAAACAGAGATCACAGGAAATATGAACTCAGGTTTTGTTATAAAAAACATTAATACAGAAAAAATATCAATACCAGTAAATAAGGTATGGATAGGAAAAGCAGGAAAAGAAGCAGAAGTGAGACTTTTAGCAGATAATGTAGAAAAAGAAACAGCAAAACTTACAGAACAAACAAACTGGAAACATACTTTCACAGAATTACCAAAATACGATGAAGTAACAGGAAAAGAAATAAATTACACAGTAGAAGAAAAATCACTAGAAAATTACTCAAGTGCAATTACAGGAACATCAGAAACAGGATTTACAGTAACTAATACAATAACAGGAAAGACATCAGTTGGTGTAACAAAAAAATGGGTAGGAAAAGCATCTGATAGTGTAACAGTAAACTTAATGGCTGATGGTAACAAGTTAGAAAGTCAAGTTCTAAACGATGGAAATGGATGGAAGTACACATTCTCTAATTTAGAAAAGTATAAAAATGGAAAAGAAATAAACTATACAGTAGAAGAAATAGCTGTAGATGGATACAAAACAGAGATCACAGGAAATATGAATTCAGGTTTTGTAATAACGAATACTAATACAGAAAAAATATCAATACCAGTAAATAAGGTATGGGTAGGAAAAGCGGGAAAAGAAGCAGAGGTAACGCTTTTAGCTGGAGATGTAGAAAAAGAAACTATAAAGCTTACAGCACAAACAAATTGGAAACATACTTTTACAGATTTACCAAAATATGATGAAGTAACCGGAGAAGAAATAAACTATACATTAGTAGAAAAAGCACAAGAAGGTTATTCAAGTGTAATTACAGGAACATCAGAAACAGGATTTACTGTAACAAATACAATAACTGGGAAAACATCAGTTGGAGTAACAAAAAAATGGATAGGAAAAGCATCTGATAGTGTAATAATAACTTTAATGTCTGATGGTAAGATGATAGGTAGCCAAATTCTAAATGAAAGAAACAACTGGCAATACACATTCACAAATTTAGAAAAGTACAAAGATGGAAAAGAAATAAATTACACAGTAGGAGAAGCACCTATTGATGGATATAAATCAGAAATCACAGGAGATATGAATTCAGGTTTTGTAGTGAAGAATATTAATACAGAAAAAATATCAATACCAGTAAATAAGGTATGGGTAGGAAAAGCAGGAAAAGAAGCGGAAGTAACACTTTTAGCAGATAATTTAGAAAAAGAAACAATAAAACTTACAGAAGAAACAAAATGGAAACATACATTTACAGAATTACCAAAATATAATGAAGTAACTGGAGAAGAAATAAATTATACATTAGTAGAAAAAGCACAAGAAGGTTATTCAAGTGTAATAACAGGAAGTGCACAAACCGGATTCACTGTAACTAATACAATAACAGGAAAAACATCAGTTGGAGTAACAAAAGTATGGAAGGGTGGAGAAGAAAAGAATATTACAGTTATATTGTTAGCTAATGGAGAAGAAATACAACGCAAACAATTATCTAAAGAAGAAAACTGGCAATATACATTCTCTAACTTAGAAAAGTACAAAGATGGTAAAGAAATAAATTATACAGTAAAAGAAGTAGCTGTTGAAGGATATGACAGCACTATTACTGGTAGTGTAGATGAAGGATACTTAATCACAAATACTAAAAAAGGTACAAGCTCTAATGGTAATTTAAACAACAATGATCCAAATAGTAGCAATAATAATACAAATGGTAATAATACAAATAGTTCAAATAATAATAATAATACGACTACACCAGCAACTGGAGATTCAGCAAATATTTTATTCTATTTAGTAATATTATTATCATCAATAGTTATAATTTTTGTAATCCAACGTAAAAAAAATACTAAGAGCTAA
- a CDS encoding lysozyme inhibitor LprI family protein, whose amino-acid sequence MKKVTVLLILLSTFITGCSKNKESNSFGRYMEEGKRAIASDEYEVANKFFSLAIEEDNKDTEAKALYNQSNNLVEALQSIEDEKYDVAIQLCDAVEKTSSKSNLIKDVAKSLKEECKTLLKKSKDDSEEEISIGSTISKKSYYLDSLNAIEESYKYAYDDLISGVELREILGKEYSQWNKALNEIWSILEEQLPNEEIKGLARNQKKWLKTKEADADFAQEEGGTGTVGLEMRADSLLESTKERCYYLVYNYMR is encoded by the coding sequence ATGAAGAAAGTAACGGTTTTATTAATTTTATTAAGTACATTTATTACAGGGTGCAGTAAAAATAAAGAGTCAAACTCTTTTGGAAGATATATGGAGGAAGGAAAAAGAGCTATAGCAAGTGATGAATACGAAGTAGCAAATAAATTTTTCTCATTAGCTATAGAAGAAGATAATAAAGACACTGAAGCAAAGGCACTATACAATCAAAGTAATAATTTAGTTGAAGCTTTACAGTCAATAGAAGATGAAAAATATGATGTGGCAATTCAACTATGTGATGCTGTAGAAAAAACAAGTAGTAAAAGCAATCTAATAAAAGACGTGGCTAAATCTTTAAAAGAGGAATGTAAGACTTTGTTGAAAAAATCAAAAGATGACTCTGAAGAAGAAATTAGCATAGGTAGTACTATTTCTAAAAAATCATATTATTTAGACAGTTTAAATGCAATAGAGGAAAGCTACAAATATGCTTATGATGATCTTATATCAGGAGTAGAACTTCGAGAAATATTAGGTAAAGAATACTCACAATGGAATAAAGCCTTAAATGAAATATGGTCAATTCTTGAAGAGCAATTACCTAATGAAGAAATAAAAGGCCTAGCACGAAATCAAAAAAAATGGCTAAAAACTAAAGAAGCAGATGCTGATTTTGCACAAGAAGAAGGTGGGACAGGAACTGTAGGTTTAGAGATGAGGGCAGACTCTTTACTAGAATCTACAAAAGAAAGGTGCTATTATTTAGTTTATAATTATATGAGATAG